Sequence from the Priestia megaterium genome:
TTCTTTGTCATTCACAAATACTCTTCTAGCGAGCGTGTCAATCGCTAAGCCATGAATGCGAATCATGCGCTTTTCCTTCTTATCAGAGAGTCTTTCATATCTCGCTAAATGCGCTTTGACTCTGGCGACCAGCTCCCCAGGGCTGAATGGCTTGGTAATATAGTCATCTGCACCTAGCCCGAGCCCTCTAATTTTATCGATTTCTTCTTTTTTAGCTGAAACTAAAATGATTGGAATATCTTTTGCAGCTCGAATTTGCTTGCACACTTCAAATCCACTCACTTTAGGGAGCATAATATCCAAAATAACCAGATCAAAATGTTCATTTAACGCTTTTTCTAATCCCTTATCACCACTATATTGAACGTCTATTTCAAAATCATTAATTTCTAAATAATCTCTTTGCAATTCAGCAATACTTACTTCATCTTCAATTAACAATATCTTCTTCATGTGTATCACCATTTTCATTCATTTTTTGCAAAGAAAAGAAAATACTTGTTCCTTCGCCAAGTTTACTTAGTGCCCAGATGTCTCCCCCGTGGCGTTCAACGATTTGTTTTGCAATGGCTAGTCCAAGTCCACTTCCTCCAGTATTGCTATTGCGGGACTGTTCTGCTCGATAAAACCGGTCAAAAATATGCGCTAATGCTTCCGGTGAAATCCCTGCGCCGTTATCTTTCACTTCAATAATGAGTTCACTTTCGGTAGCAGAAAGAACGATATCGATTCTTCTTCTTTCTTTATCCATAAATTTAATACTGTTGGTTGTTAAATTTATTAAAACTCTTCGCAGCTGCTCAGCATCTGCCTTTGCATACAGTGTCGTTAGAGAATCATTGGAAAATAAAACATCAATATCATGTTCGCTCATTTCAAACTGAAGCTCTTGCACATAACTTTCCATAAATGCAGAAATATTAAGTTTTTTAAACACAAATGGAATTTCGTGCAAATCCAATTTAGAAAATAAAAACAGCTCATCGATTAACGCATTCATGTCTTTTGCTTTCGTTGAAATCGTTAACAAATATTTAGAAAGCTTATCTGGCGTATTAGCTACTCCATCTTGAATTCCTTCTACATATCCTACAATGGAAGTAATAGGAGTTCGTAAATCGTGTGAAATACTTGAAAGCAGCTGCTTTCGGTTATCTTCATATTGAATTTGCAGTTCAACAGAAGATTTTAGTTTTTGCCTCATTTCTTCAAAAGCTTGCGTTAATTCGCCTATTTCATCCTTTGAATTAGCAGAGATCTCAAAGTGAAGATCACCTTGTTTTATTTTTTCAGCCGCTTCTTTTAATTCACGAATGGGTTTAATAATGCTTCTTGAAACAAGATAGTTTAAAAATCCAATAATCACAATTACTAAAATTAATAGTAGAAAGATTAAAAAAGGGAAAATTCGATTAATAATGCCTACATAAGGGCTGATTTTTCGCAAAACGTAAATGCTTCCTTTTTCTTGATTCGAGAAAGGAAAATCAAGGTTGATATATGTAAAGTACTGCTTGCCTATGCGCAGCATATCCTGCTGATACGAATGATTTCCTTTACTTTTTTGATGCTTTGGCAAGTATTTACGAAGGTTTTCTCCTTTAATGGATTCTGAAGCATATACAATCTCTGTGTTTTTTTGAATCACAATATCAATATTTTCAAATTCATATTTTTTAACCGTCTCCGGCCGCAGCAGCTGTTCTGGTTTTTTTTCACTCAATAACTTTAAATCTAAGAATGCATTTTCTTCTTCTGGCGTTAACAATTTATACTCATAGGAGTGACTGTACAGTTTTCTTACAAAATCGGCGTCTCCAGTAATGGAGAAGAAAATGAGAAAGCCCGATAAAAAAAGCAAAATAATAAAGACAAACACAATACTGATATACGTTAAAATAAAACGCAGCTGAATTGACATTACTTACCCTATGCCCCTTTGGCTTTAACAAAACTATTTGATAGACTAGTAAAGGTGAATAACAAATAGATCGTTAGACATTATACATATAGCAAAAATTAAAACAACAAAACAAATGTATATTCTCACTTTACCGTGATAGAGTGAGAATGAACACCACCTTTTTTACCATTTTATGAATTACTGGAAAATTATGATCTATTTTTCATAATATTCTTAGGCTGAAAGTTATACTATATGCCTTAATATTTTAAAAAAGGAGACTTTTTAATGAAAATTATTAAAGCTACTTCCTCTCACATCCCTTCCGTTGCCCGTTTATACGTAGACAGCTGGCGCATTACATACAAAGGGTTAGTACCTGATGCTTATTTAAAAAACTTGTCTTATAAGCAAAGTGAAGAAAAATGGTCCCTTTTTCTTACCGAGCCTTCTCATTTTATTTTGCTCGCTATTGATGAACGAGAAGAGATTGTCGGCTTTTCAGCAGGTAAGCCTCATTTGTCCCGTGCTGAAATATACGCGCTATACGTTTGCAAGAAAGTGCAAAAACAAGGAATTGGCCATCTTCTATTTTCTCATTCAGTAAAAGAATTTGCTGATCAGCAATATACGTCTATGATTATTTGGGCTATGAAGAAAAATAAGAAAGCCGTTCAGTTTTATAAAAAATCAGGCGGCAAAAAAATCTTGAATCGCACAAGTCAGTTTGGAGAAACTAAAGTTGAAGACGAAGCATACGGTTGGGAACGTCTTCCTTCTATATAAATAAACGAGCACACTAGTGTGCTCGTTTATTTAATAGGAACTCCTACCGAAGAATTTTCTGGAGCTTGAGTTCGTTTTAGAAAAAAAGATAAGACGAGGGCAATCGTTCCAACAATAGCAGCAATAAAAAATGCTTGCTGCAATCCGGAAATCAGTCCATTCACTTGTGCTAAAGCTGTATTTGGTTCATTTACCCCTTTTAAGTAACTCTCTTTTCCAGAAGACATAATACTGACAAATAGCGCAGTTCCAATTGCCCCGGACACTTGTTGTAATGTATTCATTATTGCTGTGCCATGGGGATACAGCTGCTTAGGAAGCTGATTTAACCCGGTAGTCTGTGCAGGCATCATCACCATCGAAATACCAATCAACATCATCACGTGCAGCGCAACAACATAAGCTACACCCGTAGAAGCAGAAAGTTGACTAAAAAATCCAAGAGATAGGATAACGAGCACAAGACCTGGAGTGACTAATGCTTTAGGACCAAACTTATCAAATAGCACTCCTGCCACCGGAGATAACAAACCATTAATTAAGCCACCTGGCAACAGCACAAGACCAGCTGCTACTGATGTTAAAAGCAGCGCCCCCTGGAGATACATAGGAAGCAAAATCAACGTAGAAAATAGCGTCATCATCATAATGGTCAGCATAGCAGCAGCTACTGAAAACATTCGGTAGCGAAAAGCTCGAATATCAAGCATAGGTTCTTTCAAACGCAGCTGACGCCAAATAAAAAAGAGTAGCCCCACCAGTCCAATAATAAGGGAATAAATAACCACAGGATTCCCCCACCCTTCTCCTTCACCTGCTGTGCTGAAGCCATACACGACTCCTCCAAAGCCCAAGCTAGACAGGATTATAGATAAAAAATCTACTTTTGGCTTCGTGAGCTCCGATACATTTTTCAAGTAAACAGCGGCAAATATAATGGAAAAGATGACTAGAGGCACCACTAAAAAGAAAAGCCATCTCCACGTAAATGTATCAATAATAATACCTGAAAGTGTAGGTCCCAGTGCAGGGGCGAACATAATGACTAAACCAATCAGCCCCATGGCTCCTCCTCGCTTTTCCGGGGGGTAAATCGCCAAAATGGTATTCATTAAAACTGGAAGCAACAGCCCTGTACCCAAAGCTTGGATAATTCGCCCAACCAGCAGGATCGAAAAAGTAGGCGCAAAGCCACAAATCAACGTTCCAGCTAAAAATAAAATCATCGCACTTAAGAACATTTGTCGAGTGGTAAACCATTGACAAAGAAGCGCTGTGACAGGGACCAATATACCAATCACAAGCATATACGCTGTTGACAGCCACTGTACGCTAGATGGTTCAAGGCTAAACTCTTTCATTAAATCGTTAAACGCAATGGTCAAAAGCGTTTCATTTAAAATAGCTACAAATGCACCTATTACTAGTGATGAAATAATAGGACCTCGTTTTGTTTCTGTACGACTCATCCACATTCTCCCTTTTCATTTTATTTATATAGATGCTTACATCACCTATACTTATCAACAACTCAGACATTAGACAATTGCTATACAATCATACTCATAACCTTTTAGAATGGCTGCGCTGTTCTAGCTTATGATGACTACACAAAAAGCAGAACGATTACACGCTCTGCTTTTAAGTTCGAGAAGATAATATTATTGAGCCGTCGTCTTTTTATCCGTTGAATGAACTTTGCTACAAAGCTCATTCCAGTACCAAAAACAATTCCCTTGACTCACTATAAAACAATCCAGCCATTTCTGAAAATTCATATGTAATACATGTGCATCTTGAAACGATGCGTTCCGCTTTTTTACTATCATATATGCAGGATGCGCTGATTTTTTGGAGTCAATGATAATCTCTTCTTCTCCAACAGACCCAATTGTCATATAGAGACTCTGACTTTTATAAGCTGTTTCTCTTACATCTTCTAAGCTATAAAGATTCCCTGTTATTTTTTTGTCAGCATCAATGAACAAATTACACCCATTTGTTAGCTGCAAAAACTGCTTGTAGTCTTCAGGGAGTGATACATGCATTTCTTCTTCAAAAACATTCAGTTGGTTCTTGCTTACTCCATCAAAAAAAGTACAAGTGGTTCTGTATACTTCTCCTTCATTTTTACACACTTCTATAACATTATTGTTTTCCCACAGCCGCTTTCGAAGTGAATTTATTATTTTTTCAATCATACTCTTCCTCCAAGCGTTGGATTTAAAACGGTTACATTACATTAATTAAACAATAATGTGCTAATTCCTTCTTTCCTACTAAATTATACGATAAACTTTAGAAATTCATGTTTGAATAACATAGAAAAAAGCAGCGAATATCGCTGCTTTACAGGTTATACAGGTGCTTTTTCTTCCTGTTCAGGATGGTGATCGTAATCAATAAGCGCTTTTGGAAGGCCCGTATATTTAGCCCAATAATAAATCCCAATGGATACGACCGCTATGATAATTAAGTCTACAGGCGTATCGATCAAACCCTTCCCTCCGCCGAACGAACCAATATAAGAAATAAAGAGCATGATGATATAATAAGCAACTAACCACCAAGTTGACTTAATCTGCTGACGAAGACTTACTTCTTTTGTAGGCACATATTTAGCAAAAATCAAGTAAATAACAAACATAACCAATTGAGAAGTTAACAGCCATGAAATAGTCTTCCAGCCTGACCAGTAGACAATAAAGGAAGAAAAAATAAAGGATAATGGACCAATTATACTCATTCCTCTTAATTTAAAAGGCTTTTCCAAATCTTTTGCGTTCACCATAAAGGCCGCTGATGAAATTGGTGCAATCGCGTAAGAAAGAATAAGCGCAACAGAGCATACGTTTACGAGTGCATTCCACGAAGGAAATGGCAGCGTCCAAAAAATCGAAAGTCCTAATGAAAGCCATAGAGATGATCGTGGAATCCCTGTTTTTTTATCCACATGAGCAAACGTTTTAAATAGCGTACCGTTACGAGACCAAGCATAGATAAGTCTAGATGTTGTATTCATAAAAATATTACCGTTACCACCCGGTGATAAAATAGCGTCTAAAATAACAAGTGTTGCTAGCCAGCCAAGGCCAAGAACAACAGCGATGTCTTTAAATGGCAGTGAGAATTTATCTTGAATGCCGGACCAACCGCCTTTAATCATGTCAGATGGAATAGCTCCGATAAATAATACTTGTAGAGCAGTATAAATGAGAGCTGCTAGAATGATACAAATTACAAGAGCAATTGGAATATTACGCTGAGGATTTTTCACCTCTCCAGCTACTGATACAATTGGATGAAGGCCTAAGTAAGCAAACATAACCCCGCCTGTGGCAATGGCGGCCTGGATACCATCAAACCCCCCGGGAGCAAACTCTCCCATCGTAAAGTTTCCTGACTTAAAATAAAATGCCAGCGTTACGATTACCGTAAGCGGTACAAAATATTTAAAAATAGAAATAATAATATTCGATTTCGCAAATGCTTTTACACTCCAGTAATTGAGTAAAAAGAATAAGCAAAGCAACACAAATTGTAGAATCCATCCAGATATCGTCGGTGAATCAGATCCAGATTTTGTTAAACCCGGAAACCAGTAGGCCACATACTGTCTCACTGCTGTTACTTCGATAGCGATTAAGCTAGTGTAAGCTACAATAGTAATAAATGAAATCATATAGCCTACAAGATGACCGTGTGAATAAACAGGATATCGGATAATTCCTCCTGTACGAGGCAAGGCAGCCCCTAGCTCAGCGTATACAAGGCCTATTAATAAAATAATAACTCCACCAATAACCCAAGAAAAACTTCCTGCAGGACCTGCTTGCGTAGCGACATTACTAACGGCAAACAGCCAAGCGGAGCCAAAAATAGCCCCTAATCCAATCAATGTTAAATCTAATAGGGATATC
This genomic interval carries:
- a CDS encoding sensor histidine kinase, producing the protein MSIQLRFILTYISIVFVFIILLFLSGFLIFFSITGDADFVRKLYSHSYEYKLLTPEEENAFLDLKLLSEKKPEQLLRPETVKKYEFENIDIVIQKNTEIVYASESIKGENLRKYLPKHQKSKGNHSYQQDMLRIGKQYFTYINLDFPFSNQEKGSIYVLRKISPYVGIINRIFPFLIFLLLILVIVIIGFLNYLVSRSIIKPIRELKEAAEKIKQGDLHFEISANSKDEIGELTQAFEEMRQKLKSSVELQIQYEDNRKQLLSSISHDLRTPITSIVGYVEGIQDGVANTPDKLSKYLLTISTKAKDMNALIDELFLFSKLDLHEIPFVFKKLNISAFMESYVQELQFEMSEHDIDVLFSNDSLTTLYAKADAEQLRRVLINLTTNSIKFMDKERRRIDIVLSATESELIIEVKDNGAGISPEALAHIFDRFYRAEQSRNSNTGGSGLGLAIAKQIVERHGGDIWALSKLGEGTSIFFSLQKMNENGDTHEEDIVN
- a CDS encoding SMI1/KNR4 family protein, which encodes MIEKIINSLRKRLWENNNVIEVCKNEGEVYRTTCTFFDGVSKNQLNVFEEEMHVSLPEDYKQFLQLTNGCNLFIDADKKITGNLYSLEDVRETAYKSQSLYMTIGSVGEEEIIIDSKKSAHPAYMIVKKRNASFQDAHVLHMNFQKWLDCFIVSQGNCFWYWNELCSKVHSTDKKTTAQ
- a CDS encoding APC family permease, which codes for MDNKGPFKKTISLLDLTLIGLGAIFGSAWLFAVSNVATQAGPAGSFSWVIGGVIILLIGLVYAELGAALPRTGGIIRYPVYSHGHLVGYMISFITIVAYTSLIAIEVTAVRQYVAYWFPGLTKSGSDSPTISGWILQFVLLCLFFLLNYWSVKAFAKSNIIISIFKYFVPLTVIVTLAFYFKSGNFTMGEFAPGGFDGIQAAIATGGVMFAYLGLHPIVSVAGEVKNPQRNIPIALVICIILAALIYTALQVLFIGAIPSDMIKGGWSGIQDKFSLPFKDIAVVLGLGWLATLVILDAILSPGGNGNIFMNTTSRLIYAWSRNGTLFKTFAHVDKKTGIPRSSLWLSLGLSIFWTLPFPSWNALVNVCSVALILSYAIAPISSAAFMVNAKDLEKPFKLRGMSIIGPLSFIFSSFIVYWSGWKTISWLLTSQLVMFVIYLIFAKYVPTKEVSLRQQIKSTWWLVAYYIIMLFISYIGSFGGGKGLIDTPVDLIIIAVVSIGIYYWAKYTGLPKALIDYDHHPEQEEKAPV
- a CDS encoding GNAT family N-acetyltransferase yields the protein MKIIKATSSHIPSVARLYVDSWRITYKGLVPDAYLKNLSYKQSEEKWSLFLTEPSHFILLAIDEREEIVGFSAGKPHLSRAEIYALYVCKKVQKQGIGHLLFSHSVKEFADQQYTSMIIWAMKKNKKAVQFYKKSGGKKILNRTSQFGETKVEDEAYGWERLPSI
- a CDS encoding response regulator transcription factor; protein product: MKKILLIEDEVSIAELQRDYLEINDFEIDVQYSGDKGLEKALNEHFDLVILDIMLPKVSGFEVCKQIRAAKDIPIILVSAKKEEIDKIRGLGLGADDYITKPFSPGELVARVKAHLARYERLSDKKEKRMIRIHGLAIDTLARRVFVNDKEVFFTAKEFDLLKFIVSHPNQVLSKEHLFEKIWGFDSSGDISTVTVHIRKLREKLEENPADPQYLETVWGAGYRFNI
- a CDS encoding MDR family MFS transporter; this encodes MSRTETKRGPIISSLVIGAFVAILNETLLTIAFNDLMKEFSLEPSSVQWLSTAYMLVIGILVPVTALLCQWFTTRQMFLSAMILFLAGTLICGFAPTFSILLVGRIIQALGTGLLLPVLMNTILAIYPPEKRGGAMGLIGLVIMFAPALGPTLSGIIIDTFTWRWLFFLVVPLVIFSIIFAAVYLKNVSELTKPKVDFLSIILSSLGFGGVVYGFSTAGEGEGWGNPVVIYSLIIGLVGLLFFIWRQLRLKEPMLDIRAFRYRMFSVAAAMLTIMMMTLFSTLILLPMYLQGALLLTSVAAGLVLLPGGLINGLLSPVAGVLFDKFGPKALVTPGLVLVILSLGFFSQLSASTGVAYVVALHVMMLIGISMVMMPAQTTGLNQLPKQLYPHGTAIMNTLQQVSGAIGTALFVSIMSSGKESYLKGVNEPNTALAQVNGLISGLQQAFFIAAIVGTIALVLSFFLKRTQAPENSSVGVPIK